A stretch of Mus caroli chromosome 5, CAROLI_EIJ_v1.1, whole genome shotgun sequence DNA encodes these proteins:
- the Slc4a2 gene encoding anion exchange protein 2 isoform X4 produces the protein MTQPEPESLSPGTPGFPEQEEDELRTLGVERFEEILQEAGSRGGEEPGRSYGEEDFEYHRQSSHHIHHPLSTHLPPDARRRKTPQGPGRKPRRRPGASPTGETPTIEEGEEDEEEASEAEGFRAPPQQPSPATTPSAVQFFLQEDEGTERKTERTSPSPPTQTPHQEAAPRASKGAQTGTLVEEMVAVASGTAGGDDGGAAGRPLTKAQPGHRSYNLQERRRIGSMTGVEQALLPRVPTDESEAQTLATADLDLMKSHRFEDVPGVRRHLVRKNAKGSTQAAREGREPGPTPRARPRAPHKPHEVFVELNELLLDKNQEPQWRETARWIKFEEDVEEETERWGKPHVASLSFRSLLELRRTLAHGAVLLDLDQQTLPGVAHQVVEQMVISDQIKAEDRANVLRALLLKHSHPSDEKEFSFPRNISAGSLGSLLGHHHAQGTESDPHVTEPLIGGVPETRLEVDRERELPPPAPPAGITRSKSKHELKLLEKIPENAEATVVLVGCVEFLSRPTMAFVRLREAVELDAVLEVPVPVRFLFLLLGPSSANMDYHEIGRSISTLMSDKQFHEAAYLADERDDLLTAINAFLDCSVVLPPSEVQGEELLRSVAHFQRQMLKKREEQGRLLPPGAGLEPKSAQDKALLQMVEVAGAAEDDPLRRTGRPFGGLIRDVRRRYPHYLSDFRDALDPQCLAAVIFIYFAALSPAITFGGLLGEKTKDLIGVSELIMSTALQGVIFCLLGAQPLLVIGFSGPLLVFEEAFFSFCSSNELEYLVGRVWIGFWLVFLALLMVALEGSFLVRFVSRFTQEIFAFLISLIFIYETFYKLIKIFQEHPLHGCSGSNDSEAGSSSSSSSSSNMTWATTILVPDNSSTSGQSGQEKPRGQPNTALLSLVLMAGTFFIAFFLRKFKNSRFFPGRIRRVIGDFGVPIAILIMVLVDYSIEDTYTQKLSVPSGFSVTAPDKRGWVINPLGEKTPFPVWMMVASLLPAVLVFILIFMETQITTLIISKKERMLQKGSGFHLDLLLIVAMGGICALFGLPWLAAATVRSVTHANALTVMSKAVAPGDKPKIQEVKEQRVTGLLVALLVGLSMVIGDLLRQIPLAVLFGIFLYMGVTSLNGIQFYERLHLLLMPPKHHPDVTYVKKVRTMRMHLFTALQLLCLALLWAVMSTAASLAFPFILILTVPLRMVVLTRIFTEREMKCLDANEAEPVFDECEGVDEYNEMPMPV, from the exons ATGACTCAG ccagagccagagagcctGAGCCCCGGAACACCTGGGTTCCCCGAGCAAGAGGAAGATGAACTTCGTACCTTAGGTGTGGAGCGGTTCGAGGAGATCCTCCAGGAGGCTGGATCCCGGGGAGGAGAAGAGCCAGGACGCAGCTATGGAGAGGAAGACTTTGAAT ACCACCGCCAGTCCTCCCACCATATCCATCATCCGCTATCCACCCACCTGCCTCCTGATGCCCGCCGTCGCAAGACTCCCCAGGGCCCAGGACGGAAACCTCGGAGGCGCCCTGGTGCCTCTCCCACTGGAGAGACCCCCACTAttgaggaaggggaggaagatgaggaagaagctAGTGAAGCTGAAGGGTTCAGAGCTCCCCCACAACAACCATCTCCTGCTACTACACCCTCTGCAGTTCAG TTCTTTCTCCAAGAGGATGAAGGtacagaaaggaagacagagagaaccagCCCATCTCCCCCTACACAGACGCCCCACCAGGAGGCAGCTCCCCGGGCCAGCAAAGGGGCACAGACAGG AACTCTGGTGGAGGAGATGGTGGCAGTGGCCAGTGGCACAGCTGGAGGTGACGACGGAGGTGCTGCGGGGCGTCCCTTGACCAAAGCCCAGCCTGGACATCGAAGTTACAACCTTCAGGAGCGAAGACGAATTGGCAGTATGACAGGGGTGGAGCAGGCGCTGTTGCCTAGGGTCCCTACTGATGAAAGTGAGGCTCAGACACTGGCCACAGCCGACCTTGACCTCATGAAAA GTCACCGATTTGAGGATGTTCCTGGGGTACGGCGACATTTGGTGAGGAAGAATGCCAAAGGGTCTACACAGGCTGCCCGGGAAGGTCGAGAGCCTGGCCCCACACCTCGGGCACGGCCACGGGCCCCGCATAAGCCCCATGAG GTGTTTGTGGAGCTGAACGAGCTGCTGTTGGACAAAAACCAGGAGCCTCAGTGGCGGGAGACGGCGCGCTGGATAAAATTCGAGGAGGATGTAGAAGAGGAGACCGAGCGCTGGGGGAAGCCTCATGTGGCCTCGCTGTCCTTCCGGAGCCTCCTGGAGCTCCGCAGGACTCTGGCCCATG GAGCTGTGCTCTTAGACCTCGATCAGCAGACCCTGCCTGGGGTGGCCCATCAGGTGGTGGAGCAGATGGTCATCTCTGACCAGATCAAGGCAGAGGACAGAGCCAATGTGCTACGGGCCCTCCTGCTAAAGCACAG CCACCCAAGTGACGAGAAAGAGTTCTCCTTCCCCCGAAACATCTCAGCGGGCTCTCTAGGCTCTCTACTGGGGCATCACCATGCCCAGGGGACCGAGAGTGATCCTCATGTCACTGAGCCTCTCATTGGTGGTGTTCCTGAGACCCGACTGGAGGTGGATAGAGAG CGTGAGCTACCACCCCCAGCGCCACCTGCAGGTATTACCCGCTCCAAGTCCAAGCATGAGCTGAAGCTGCTGGAGAAGATCCCTGAGAACGCGGAGGCTACAGTGGTCCTCGTGG GCTGTGTGGAGTTCCTCTCCCGCCCTACCATGGCCTTCGTGCGGCTGCGGGAGGCTGTGGAGCTGGATGCCGTGCTAGAGGTGCCTGTGCCTGTGCGCTTCCTGTTCTTGCTGCTGGGTCCCAGCAGCGCTAACATGGACTACCATGAGATCGGCCGTTCCATCTCCACCCTCATGTCTGACAAG CAATTTCACGAGGCAGCCTACCTGGCGGATGAACGAGACGACTTGCTGACTGCTATCAATGCCTTCCTGGACTGCAGTGTTGTGCTGCCGCCTTCTGAAGTGCAGGGCGAGGAGCTGCTGCGTTCTGTTGCCCACTTCCAACGCCAGATGCTAAAGAAACGAGAGGAGCAGGGCCGCCTGCTGCCCCCTGGGGCTGGGCTAGAGCCCAAGTCTGCCCAAGATAAGG CACTCCTGCAGATGGTAGAGGTGGCAGGTGCAGCTGAAGATGATCCCCTTCGGAGGACAGGCCGGCCCTTTGGGGGGCTGATCCGTGACGTGCGGCGGCGCTACCCCCACTACCTAAGTGACTTCCGCGATGCACTTGACCCCCAGTGCCTGGCTGCTGTTATTTTCATCTACTTTGCCGCCCTGTCTCCTGCCATCACCTTTGGGGGGCTACTGG GGGAGAAGACAAAGGACCTGATAGGAGTGTCAGAGCTGATCATGTCCACAGCGCTGCAGGGAGTGATCTTCTGCCTGCTGGGGGCTCAGCCCCTGCTGGTGATCGGCTTTTCTGGGCCTCTGCTGGTCTTCGAGGAGGCCTTCTTCTCG TTCTGCAGTAGCAACGAGTTGGAGTACTTGGTGGGCCGAGTGTGGATTGGCTTCTGGCTGGTGTTCCTGGCCCTGCTCATGGTGGCTCTGGAGGGGAGCTTCCTGGTCCGATTTGTCTCCAGATTCACCCAGGAGATCTTTGCCTTCCTCATATCACTCATCTTCATCTATGAGACCTTCTATAAGCTGATCAAG ATCTTCCAGGAGCACCCACTCCATGGCTGCTCAGGCTCCAACGactcagaggcaggcagcagcagcagcagcagcagcagcagcaatatgACTTGGGCAACAACCATACTGGTGCCAGACAACAGCAGCACTTCTGGGCAGTCTGGGCAGGAGAAGCCCCGGGGCCAGCCCAATACAGCCTTGCTATCGCTGGTGCTAATGGCTGGCACTTTCTTCATTGCCTTCTTCCTGCGCAAATTCAAGAACAGCCGGTTCTTCCCTGGCCGG ATCCGGCGGGTAATTGGGGACTTTGGGGTGCCCATCGCGATCCTCATCATGGTGCTTGTGGATTACAGTATTGAGGACACCTACACCCAG AAGCTGAGTGTGCCCAGCGGATTCTCAGTGACAGCCCCAGACAAGCGGGGCTGGGTCATCAACCCCCTCGGAGAAAAGACCCCCTTCCCTGTGTGGATGATGGTGGccagcctgctgcctgctgttcTGGTGTTCATCCTCATCTTCATGGAGACACAGATCACCAC gctGATCATCTCCAAGAAAGAGAGGATGCTGCAGAAAGGCTCTGGCTTCCATCTCGACCTGTTGCTCATTGTAGCCATGGGTGGCATCTGTGCCCTCTTTGGCCTGCCTTGGTTGGCTGCTGCCACTGTCCGCTCTGTCACTCATGCCAATGCACTTACTGTCATGAGCAAGGCTGTGGCACCTGGGGACAAACCCAAGATTCAGGAAGTCAAGGAACAGCGTGTGACAGGGCTGCTGGTGGCCCTGCTTGTGG gcCTCTCCATGGTCATTGGGGACCTCCTGCGGCAGATCCCCCTGGCTGTGCTCTTTGGCATTTTCTTGTACATGGGAGTTACCTCCCTCAATGGGATCCAGTTCTACGAGCGGCTGCACCTGCTGCTCATGCCGCCCAAACACCATCCAGATGTCACCTATGTCAAAAAG GTTCGGACCATGCGGATGCACCTGTTCACTGCCTTGCAGTTGCTCTGCCTGGCCCTGCTTTGGGCGGTCATGTCCACAGCCGCTTCCCTGGCCTTCCccttcatcctcatcctcacAGTGCCTTTGCGCATGGTGGTACTTACCCGAATCTTCACTGAGCGAGAAATGAAATGT CTGGATGCTAATGAGGCAGAGCCAGTGTTTGACGAGTGTGAAGGTGTGGATGAGTATAACGAGATGCCCATGCCTGTGTAA